The proteins below are encoded in one region of Lactuca sativa cultivar Salinas chromosome 3, Lsat_Salinas_v11, whole genome shotgun sequence:
- the LOC128133022 gene encoding uncharacterized protein LOC128133022 yields MHDFSLMNTKAFANLKGSGGNIWEVFEVLDDARRAIFRNTVFGYFIDVPRLQGDALLFHKMFLHQIRPYPVLSPDGIKRLYFRVGNTKMVYGPEEFCLITGFNFGEYPKNIGRKGSEKLISSKKRCLLRERLFPDHTNSSVKIGDLKSLILNQTFLALDDLDAVRVCLIYILCEGFLGKEVNDRVPQDWFFLAENLDLWNSFSWGSYLWDFTFVDLEDTWNKIHHYLSLPQRGQTLKYSVSGFTAPIRV; encoded by the exons atg catgattttagtttaatgaatacgaaagcctttgcgaacctaaaaggctctggcggtaacatatgggaagtctttgaagttttagatgatgCCCGACGTGCTATTTTCAGAAATACCGTCTTTGGCTATTTTATTgatgtccctcgtttacaaggggacgctttattgtttcataaaatgttccttcatcagatccggccgtaccctgttttatctccagatggaataaaacgtttatattttcgagtaggcaataccaaaatggtttatgggccggaagagttttgtttgattaccggcttcaattttggggagtatccaaaaaacattgggagaaaagggtcggaaaaattaataagcagtaaaaaaagatgtttactgcgtgaacggctatttccggaccatactaatagttcggtgaaaatcggcgacctgaaaagtttaattttaaatcaaacattcttagcACTTGACGACCttgatgcagttagagtatgtttgatatacattttgtgtgaaggttttttgggcaaagaagttaacgatcgggtgccacaagattggttttttttggctgagaatttggatctctggaatag cttCTCTTGGGGTAGCTATCTATGGGATTTTACTTTTGTTGACCTTGAGGATACGTGGAATAAGATACATCATTATTTATCACTTCCTCAGcgtggtcaaactttaaagtattccgtctcaggatttacggctccaattagggtataa